The proteins below are encoded in one region of Kiloniellales bacterium:
- a CDS encoding PAS domain-containing protein: protein MIERTSSEKRGAGARRTTSQDFLRDCPASVAQLFQYWDSRRGERRMPKRADIDPGDFKRQLPGILLVDVEGEGKRGPARFRYRVVGTGEVDLRGHDPTGKQVEEGFFGPSREDVIACYETVRRGRSFLYDPLEYTTPDGKWSDECTIFLPLSEDGETVSQILVYSVRRGRDA from the coding sequence ATGATCGAACGCACCTCTTCCGAGAAGAGGGGGGCGGGGGCGCGGCGGACCACCAGCCAGGACTTTCTCCGCGATTGTCCGGCGAGTGTGGCCCAACTTTTTCAGTACTGGGATTCGAGGCGCGGCGAACGCCGCATGCCGAAGCGCGCGGACATCGATCCGGGAGACTTCAAGAGGCAATTGCCCGGCATCCTGCTGGTGGATGTCGAAGGCGAGGGGAAGAGGGGGCCCGCTCGCTTCCGGTATCGCGTGGTGGGCACTGGGGAGGTCGATCTGCGCGGCCACGACCCGACCGGCAAGCAGGTCGAGGAGGGCTTCTTCGGGCCGAGCCGCGAGGACGTGATCGCCTGCTACGAAACGGTCCGGCGCGGGCGCAGCTTCCTCTACGATCCGCTCGAGTACACCACGCCCGATGGGAAATGGTCCGACGAGTGCACGATCTTCCTGCCCTTGTCGGAAGACGGCGAGACGGTCAGCCAGATCCTGGTCTACTCCGTGCGGCGCGGGAGAGACGCCTGA
- a CDS encoding MFS transporter: MQHRLPIFLRRLGSPGAESFATLFALESLSRAVIATVIPLEALRLVGDAQGVSSLFFAASLVALVGGLMVPLVVRRTARRWVYSAGVILLAAGSALAAAGTLEVFISGVMLRALGTVAVMICFTLYIMDFIARRDFSRSEPLRILYSAGAWSLGPFLGVYLAERLHPWSPYALAAATALATLGYFWFLRLTDDPAVTQKAGPTPSPLRYLGRFFAQPRLALAWVLSTGRNIWWVIFFIYVPIYAVETGLGAVAGGAIVSCGTAFLFLMPLFGRVLRGLGIRRIFILGYALCGALTLALVPAWEYPWLGAALLVCGAFGMVAVDAAGNVVFMLAVRPRERAEMTAVYSTYRDAADIAPPGAFALLLRFFELPVVFVTAGLTALGLAAASVRLHPRLGRDRAPAGAGVVPPAALRAGRSAAGAAAGR; the protein is encoded by the coding sequence ATGCAGCACCGACTGCCCATTTTCCTAAGACGCCTCGGGTCGCCCGGGGCCGAATCCTTCGCCACCCTCTTCGCCCTCGAGTCGCTCTCCCGGGCAGTGATCGCGACGGTGATCCCGCTGGAGGCGCTCCGCCTGGTGGGCGACGCCCAGGGGGTCAGCAGCCTGTTCTTCGCCGCCAGCCTGGTCGCGCTGGTCGGCGGCCTCATGGTGCCGCTGGTGGTGCGGCGCACGGCGCGGCGCTGGGTCTATTCGGCGGGCGTGATTCTGTTGGCCGCCGGATCCGCCTTGGCTGCGGCTGGGACGCTCGAGGTTTTCATCAGCGGCGTGATGCTGCGGGCGCTCGGCACGGTCGCCGTGATGATCTGCTTCACCCTCTACATCATGGATTTCATCGCCCGGCGGGACTTCAGCCGGTCGGAGCCCCTCAGGATCCTCTATTCCGCCGGCGCCTGGAGCCTCGGGCCCTTCCTGGGCGTCTATCTGGCCGAACGCCTGCATCCCTGGTCGCCCTACGCGCTGGCCGCCGCGACGGCCCTGGCGACGCTCGGCTATTTCTGGTTCCTGCGCCTGACCGACGATCCCGCAGTGACCCAGAAGGCAGGACCGACGCCCTCGCCGCTGCGCTATCTCGGGCGCTTCTTCGCCCAGCCGCGCCTGGCGCTCGCCTGGGTGCTCTCGACGGGGCGCAACATCTGGTGGGTCATATTTTTCATTTACGTCCCGATCTACGCGGTCGAGACCGGGCTCGGCGCGGTCGCCGGCGGCGCCATCGTTTCCTGCGGCACGGCCTTTCTTTTCCTCATGCCGCTGTTCGGCCGTGTGCTGCGCGGCCTCGGCATCCGGAGGATCTTCATCCTGGGCTACGCGCTCTGTGGCGCGCTGACCCTGGCCCTGGTGCCGGCCTGGGAGTACCCCTGGCTCGGCGCGGCGCTGCTAGTCTGCGGCGCCTTCGGCATGGTGGCGGTCGACGCCGCCGGCAACGTGGTCTTCATGCTGGCGGTGCGGCCGCGCGAGCGGGCCGAGATGACCGCCGTCTACTCGACCTACCGCGACGCGGCCGACATCGCGCCGCCGGGCGCCTTCGCCCTTCTGCTGCGGTTCTTCGAGCTGCCGGTGGTCTTCGTGACGGCGGGCCTTACCGCGTTGGGGCTGGCCGCCGCCTCGGTCCGGCTGCACCCCCGGCTGGGGCGCGACCGGGCGCCGGCGGGGGCGGGCGTGGTGCCGCCGGCGGCGCTCAGAGCGGGCCGATCGGCGGCGGGCGCCGCCGCAGGCCGCTGA
- a CDS encoding AAA family ATPase, with translation MTEVLRLPAEQSYAADLEALKAGDDAPKPTGWALSPQAVVTYLMGGKAPNGAEISAKYVGDRRLIETAVATLATDRALLLLGVPGTAKSWVSEHLAAAISGDSTLVIQCTAGTDENQIRYGWNYAQLLAKGPSREALVPTPLFRAMESGSLCRMEELTRMGSDVQDTLITVLSEKMLPIPELNDSVYAARGFNLIATANNRDKGVNELSSALKRRFNVVVLPLPDDMDQEIAIVTRRVGEMAATLELPAPKNVAEEVARVIAIFRELRGGETLDGKVALKTPTGNLSTAEAIAVMVGGLSQAAFFDGGKLSAEGIAPNMLGAIVKDPVQDKVVLEEYLETVLKKRRDYSDYYNVMTDLV, from the coding sequence ATGACTGAGGTTCTGCGCCTGCCCGCCGAACAGTCCTATGCCGCCGACCTGGAAGCCCTGAAGGCTGGCGACGACGCGCCCAAGCCGACCGGCTGGGCACTGTCGCCCCAGGCCGTCGTGACCTACCTGATGGGCGGCAAGGCGCCGAACGGGGCGGAGATCAGCGCAAAGTACGTCGGCGACCGGCGGCTGATCGAGACCGCGGTGGCGACCCTGGCGACCGACCGGGCGCTGCTCCTGCTCGGCGTGCCCGGCACCGCGAAGTCCTGGGTCTCGGAACACCTGGCCGCCGCGATCAGCGGCGATTCCACGCTGGTGATCCAGTGCACCGCCGGGACCGACGAGAACCAGATCCGCTACGGCTGGAACTACGCCCAGCTCCTGGCCAAGGGGCCGAGCCGCGAAGCCCTGGTGCCGACGCCGCTGTTCCGCGCCATGGAGTCCGGCAGCCTCTGCCGCATGGAGGAGCTGACCCGCATGGGCTCCGACGTGCAGGACACGCTGATCACGGTGCTGTCTGAGAAGATGCTGCCGATCCCCGAATTGAACGACTCGGTCTATGCCGCGCGCGGCTTCAACCTGATCGCTACGGCCAACAACCGGGACAAGGGCGTGAACGAGCTCTCCTCGGCGCTGAAGCGCCGCTTCAACGTGGTCGTGCTGCCGCTGCCCGACGACATGGACCAGGAGATCGCCATCGTCACCAGGCGGGTCGGAGAGATGGCCGCGACCCTGGAGCTGCCCGCGCCGAAGAACGTGGCCGAGGAGGTCGCCCGGGTGATCGCGATCTTCCGCGAGCTGCGCGGCGGCGAGACCCTGGACGGCAAGGTCGCCCTGAAGACCCCGACCGGCAACCTTTCGACCGCCGAGGCGATCGCCGTCATGGTCGGCGGCCTCAGTCAGGCCGCGTTCTTCGACGGCGGCAAGCTGAGCGCCGAGGGCATCGCGCCCAACATGCTGGGCGCGATCGTCAAGGACCCGGTGCAGGACAAGGTCGTCCTCGAGGAGTACCTGGAGACCGTGCTCAAGAAGCGGCGCGACTATAGCGACTACTACAACGTCATGACCGATCTGGTCTGA
- a CDS encoding VWA domain-containing protein has translation MADEEQQRRWRLALGGEEEALSERDQRLSNCLSALYGAGPGDGKGNGKDKRGGLGRSAPSVARWMGDVREFFPAPVVQVVQKDAFDRLGLRQMLVEPEFLAAVEADVNLVADLVSLRGVMPEKTKETAREVIAKVVAELIERLERRTAEAIRGAIDRSRRTFRPRFNDIDWPRTIRANLRHYQPEHETIVPERLVGFMRQQRRIVDLDEVVLCVDQSGSMATSVVYASIFAAVMASLPVVQTKLVCFDTAIVDLTEELADPVEVLFGVQLGGGTDINQAVAYCENKIERPTKSHLVLITDLYEGGNARELVARIARLIGMGVNVVVLLALTDTGQPSYDPGLAGEIAALGAPVFGCTPDQFPDLMACALRRDDIHAWAAKEDIKLIRAGDSGGRE, from the coding sequence ATGGCCGATGAGGAACAGCAGCGCCGCTGGCGCCTCGCCCTGGGGGGCGAGGAAGAGGCGCTCTCAGAGCGGGACCAGCGGCTCTCCAACTGCCTGAGCGCTCTCTACGGCGCGGGCCCGGGCGACGGCAAGGGCAACGGCAAGGACAAGCGCGGCGGGCTTGGCCGCTCGGCGCCCAGCGTCGCCCGCTGGATGGGCGACGTGCGCGAGTTCTTCCCGGCGCCGGTGGTCCAGGTCGTGCAGAAGGACGCCTTCGACCGCCTCGGCCTCCGGCAGATGCTGGTCGAGCCGGAGTTCCTGGCGGCGGTCGAGGCCGACGTCAATCTGGTCGCCGATCTCGTCTCGCTGCGCGGCGTCATGCCGGAGAAGACCAAAGAGACCGCGCGGGAGGTCATCGCCAAGGTGGTCGCCGAGCTGATCGAGCGGCTGGAGCGGCGCACCGCCGAGGCGATCCGCGGTGCGATCGACCGCTCGCGGCGCACTTTCCGGCCGCGCTTCAACGACATCGACTGGCCGCGCACGATCCGCGCCAACCTGCGCCACTACCAGCCCGAGCACGAGACCATCGTCCCCGAGCGGCTGGTCGGGTTCATGCGTCAGCAGCGCCGGATCGTCGACCTGGACGAGGTGGTGCTCTGCGTCGACCAATCGGGCTCCATGGCGACCTCCGTGGTCTACGCCTCGATCTTCGCCGCCGTCATGGCCTCGCTGCCCGTGGTCCAGACCAAGCTGGTCTGCTTCGATACGGCCATCGTCGACCTGACCGAGGAACTCGCCGATCCGGTCGAGGTCCTGTTCGGCGTCCAGCTCGGCGGCGGGACCGACATCAACCAGGCGGTGGCCTACTGCGAGAACAAGATCGAGCGGCCGACCAAGTCGCACCTGGTGCTGATCACCGACCTCTACGAGGGCGGCAACGCGAGGGAGCTGGTCGCCCGGATCGCCCGCCTGATCGGCATGGGGGTCAACGTGGTGGTGCTGCTCGCCCTGACCGACACGGGTCAGCCCTCCTACGATCCCGGGTTGGCTGGCGAGATCGCCGCCCTGGGCGCGCCGGTCTTCGGCTGCACGCCCGACCAGTTTCCCGACCTTATGGCCTGCGCGCTGCGACGCGATGACATCCACGCCTGGGCGGCCAAGGAGGACATCAAGCTGATCAGAGCAGGGGACTCCGGCGGTCGGGAGTAG
- a CDS encoding DUF5691 domain-containing protein, which translates to MQDLESHLSRIKARWLIGGAAAGQVPPEWQPIVGADGDAELRLVVLVGQASQIGFRPVPSAELTPSPGLPSLSLPCLPAPARARFRRVLGSLKPSKEQMSALLALLAGRGYVAHPADWMPDANDEGTPAVYGPWIAWQTSQEAKSPQEELTEENWDLWWPAERRAALRALRVKDPSAAAALIVAKGAELKADQRLRVVELFAVGLSEIDVPYLEGLAADRSGKVKELAARLLARLGRIEDADESVVELAEFLKVGSSGLLDRGKTVSAKKLKTNAQRNRRRQLFDTLTLSGLAAALEMSELDLVRVWRPTRDTEATIEFVSMVAQTGSDAVQRPCLDHLLGDFTGSLLILLPLVARLDETARRDVAAEFITRDELTFEASVACAGERLGLATAREIEAAPAHRAFLDNLKKVLADDQGKRRQEEALLTEGLVNLGLLADQSAAAKLLEQVTAAGMMSVDPQLDLLHLNAALERRSDHD; encoded by the coding sequence GTGCAGGATCTCGAGAGCCATCTGTCCCGGATCAAGGCGCGCTGGCTGATCGGCGGCGCCGCCGCCGGCCAGGTCCCGCCGGAATGGCAGCCGATTGTCGGCGCCGACGGCGATGCCGAGCTGCGTCTCGTGGTTCTCGTCGGGCAGGCCTCGCAGATCGGTTTCCGCCCCGTGCCCAGTGCCGAGCTGACGCCCAGTCCGGGCTTGCCTTCCCTGTCCTTGCCCTGCCTCCCGGCGCCGGCGCGGGCCCGGTTTCGCCGTGTGCTCGGCTCGCTGAAGCCGAGCAAGGAGCAGATGTCCGCCCTTCTCGCGCTTCTGGCCGGGCGCGGCTACGTGGCGCATCCGGCGGATTGGATGCCGGACGCCAACGACGAGGGGACGCCGGCGGTCTATGGCCCCTGGATCGCCTGGCAGACGTCGCAGGAGGCCAAGAGCCCGCAGGAGGAATTGACCGAGGAGAACTGGGACCTCTGGTGGCCGGCGGAGCGGCGCGCTGCCCTGCGCGCGCTGCGCGTCAAGGATCCGTCGGCGGCAGCCGCGCTGATCGTCGCCAAGGGAGCGGAACTGAAGGCCGACCAGCGGCTGCGCGTCGTTGAGCTCTTCGCGGTCGGGCTGTCGGAGATCGACGTGCCCTACCTGGAGGGTCTGGCCGCGGACCGCTCGGGCAAGGTCAAGGAACTTGCCGCCCGCCTGCTGGCCCGACTGGGGCGGATCGAGGACGCCGACGAGAGCGTCGTGGAACTCGCGGAGTTTCTCAAGGTAGGCTCTTCCGGCCTGCTGGACCGCGGCAAGACGGTCAGTGCAAAGAAGCTCAAGACCAACGCCCAGCGGAACCGGCGACGGCAGCTCTTCGACACCCTGACACTGTCCGGGCTGGCGGCGGCGCTGGAGATGAGCGAGCTCGACCTGGTCCGGGTCTGGAGGCCGACCCGCGATACCGAGGCAACCATTGAATTCGTGTCCATGGTCGCCCAGACCGGGTCAGACGCGGTGCAGCGCCCCTGTCTCGATCACCTGCTCGGCGACTTTACCGGTTCACTGTTGATCCTCCTGCCGCTGGTCGCCCGCCTGGACGAGACCGCGCGGCGCGACGTCGCCGCGGAGTTCATTACCAGGGACGAGCTGACCTTCGAGGCTTCGGTGGCCTGCGCCGGCGAGCGGCTCGGTCTTGCGACGGCAAGGGAGATCGAGGCCGCGCCGGCCCACCGGGCCTTCCTGGACAATCTCAAGAAGGTGCTGGCCGACGATCAGGGTAAGCGCCGCCAGGAGGAGGCGCTACTGACCGAGGGCCTCGTCAATCTCGGCCTGCTGGCCGACCAGTCCGCCGCTGCCAAGCTGCTCGAGCAAGTGACGGCTGCCGGCATGATGTCCGTCGACCCCCAACTCGACCTTCTGCATCTGAACGCCGCCCTGGAACGGAGATCCGACCATGACTGA
- a CDS encoding DUF5682 family protein → MAADVHIFGIRHHGPGSSRQLVQALDALEPAEVLIEGPSDVSELLPLLADPAMVPPVALLTYPADAPDQAVFWPFARFSPEYQAVCWAVARGVPLRFIDLPTWWRLPKKPPEEEGEAEPEGDAATDRAQQILRDPIGTLAHAAGYEDGESWWRDVIEENPAPGPVFAAVADAMAALREGRPPDDAFEAAREAHMRLEIAKSAKAASGPVAVVCGAWHVPALEERHAAKDDQALLKGAEKRKVLATWAPWTAPRLAFDSGYGAGVTAPGWCAHIWDSDQARIVPGWLGKIAALLRGNGHLVSTASLIEAQRLGQSLAALRGRPAPGFEELCDAAIACLCFGEALVWESIARDLLVGAEVGAIPEAVPLAPLLEDLQRQQKAARLKPEALERELALDLRSESGLFRSVLLHRLSLLGVPWGKLSDVGRSRGTFRERWVLRWEPEFAVRLVENLVFGATIEQAAAGRVQADLDRAADLGALADLVLSALTAQLETAAAKGTEALSQRVAQTSDGVELLTAVPPMADILRYGEARARDTASLGDLLRRIAVQGAIALPYAARNLDADAASSLRDCVRAADAAIRLAELEGEDLEQWTRALKTLLGDDQAARLVAGTAGRLLYEAEEIAPEEAVGLLGRMLSPGSAVAGAAAFFDGFFEGAGQRLIHDKGLRDCVDTWLMSLDEDAFIQYLPLFRRVFSGLDGSERRHLLDALFGRAIRALPGLAAAPDAAEVWPRHLAKLTEILNAEAADGR, encoded by the coding sequence TTGGCCGCCGACGTCCATATTTTCGGCATTCGCCACCACGGGCCCGGCTCGTCGCGCCAGCTGGTGCAGGCGCTCGACGCGCTCGAGCCCGCCGAGGTGCTGATCGAGGGGCCGTCGGACGTGTCCGAGCTGCTGCCGCTTCTGGCCGATCCGGCGATGGTGCCACCGGTCGCGCTCCTGACCTACCCGGCCGATGCGCCGGACCAGGCGGTGTTCTGGCCCTTCGCCCGCTTCTCGCCGGAATACCAGGCCGTCTGCTGGGCGGTCGCCCGCGGCGTACCGCTGCGCTTCATCGACCTGCCGACCTGGTGGCGTCTGCCGAAGAAACCGCCGGAAGAGGAGGGCGAGGCCGAGCCGGAGGGCGATGCCGCGACCGATCGGGCCCAGCAGATCCTGCGCGACCCGATCGGGACGCTCGCCCACGCCGCCGGCTACGAGGACGGCGAGAGCTGGTGGCGCGACGTGATCGAGGAGAATCCCGCGCCGGGCCCGGTCTTCGCGGCCGTGGCCGATGCCATGGCGGCGCTGCGCGAGGGCCGCCCGCCGGACGACGCCTTCGAGGCGGCGCGCGAGGCGCACATGCGCCTGGAGATCGCCAAGTCGGCCAAGGCCGCGAGCGGCCCCGTCGCGGTGGTCTGCGGCGCCTGGCACGTGCCGGCGCTCGAGGAGAGGCACGCGGCCAAGGACGACCAGGCCCTCCTCAAGGGCGCCGAGAAGCGCAAGGTCCTGGCGACCTGGGCGCCCTGGACCGCGCCGCGGCTGGCCTTCGACAGCGGCTACGGTGCCGGTGTTACGGCGCCGGGCTGGTGCGCGCACATCTGGGACAGCGATCAGGCGCGCATCGTTCCCGGCTGGCTCGGCAAGATCGCCGCCCTGCTGCGCGGGAACGGACACCTGGTCTCGACCGCCTCGCTGATCGAGGCGCAGCGCCTGGGGCAGAGCCTGGCGGCCCTGCGCGGCCGGCCGGCGCCCGGTTTCGAGGAGCTGTGCGACGCGGCGATCGCCTGTCTCTGCTTCGGCGAGGCCCTGGTCTGGGAAAGCATCGCGCGCGACCTCCTGGTCGGCGCCGAGGTCGGCGCGATCCCCGAGGCGGTGCCCCTGGCACCGCTGCTCGAGGACCTGCAGCGCCAGCAGAAGGCCGCCCGGCTCAAGCCCGAGGCCCTGGAGCGCGAGCTCGCGCTCGATCTGCGCAGCGAGAGCGGCCTGTTCCGCTCGGTTCTGCTGCACCGCCTTAGCCTGCTCGGCGTGCCCTGGGGCAAGCTTTCCGACGTCGGGCGCAGCCGCGGCACCTTCCGCGAGCGGTGGGTGCTGCGCTGGGAGCCGGAATTCGCGGTCCGCCTGGTCGAGAATCTGGTCTTCGGCGCGACCATAGAGCAGGCGGCGGCCGGGCGGGTCCAAGCCGACCTCGACAGGGCGGCCGACCTCGGCGCGCTCGCAGACCTGGTGCTCTCGGCACTCACCGCCCAGCTGGAGACGGCCGCCGCCAAGGGCACCGAGGCCTTGAGCCAGCGCGTGGCCCAGACCAGCGACGGCGTGGAGCTCCTGACCGCCGTGCCGCCCATGGCCGATATCCTGCGCTACGGTGAGGCTCGGGCGCGGGACACGGCGTCGCTGGGCGACCTCCTGCGGCGCATCGCGGTTCAGGGCGCCATCGCCTTGCCCTATGCCGCGCGCAATCTGGACGCCGATGCCGCGTCCAGCCTGCGCGACTGCGTGCGGGCCGCGGATGCCGCGATCCGCTTGGCCGAGCTTGAGGGCGAAGACCTGGAACAGTGGACGCGGGCGCTCAAGACGCTGCTCGGCGACGACCAAGCGGCGCGATTGGTCGCGGGGACTGCGGGCCGTTTGCTCTACGAGGCGGAGGAGATCGCGCCGGAAGAGGCGGTCGGCCTCCTGGGGCGCATGCTCTCGCCCGGCTCGGCGGTGGCCGGGGCCGCCGCCTTCTTCGATGGCTTCTTCGAGGGCGCCGGCCAGCGCCTGATCCACGACAAGGGCCTGCGCGACTGTGTCGACACCTGGCTGATGAGCCTCGACGAGGACGCCTTCATTCAGTACCTGCCGCTGTTCCGCCGGGTTTTCTCCGGCCTCGACGGGAGCGAGCGGCGGCACCTGCTGGACGCGCTCTTCGGGCGCGCGATACGCGCCTTGCCCGGCCTGGCCGCGGCGCCGGACGCCGCCGAGGTCTGGCCGCGCCACCTTGCCAAGCTCACCGAGATCCTGAACGCGGAGGCCGCCGATGGCCGATGA
- a CDS encoding SWIM zinc finger family protein: protein MGLTLSTVEALAPDQPSLKAASKLMKPAKWPLRAREEGGALIWGECQGSGANPYRVMADTSDQGYKCTCPSRKFPCKHVLALMWMYAEEAGAFSPEEIPEWVTDWLGRRRKGGAKPESKKESKAGPAKSLTAAAAAEAPAAPDPKAEARRKAAAEKRAAATRRSILAATEDMEQWIADQLRTGLNGFLAESTERCRRIAARLVDAKAAALASRIDEMPARLLALPAEQRPDAAISELGKLVLLARAWRAAPDDPELRRSVATGETREQVLEDSEARRVSATWEVLGEEVTTLRDGLISQATWLLNLDEGPQRFALLLDFFPAATGRRGGAFSAGEQFSAELAFYRAATPLRAIIVSREPANGAAKPWCNAAGADPLAGYAAALESAPWSLSAPLLLPAGRICSEPSGQQWWRAAEGGATLPLAEAAPTVALGVDLSGAAGIWTGTRLTLLAGQSDWGRLSFEG, encoded by the coding sequence ATGGGCCTGACACTCTCCACCGTCGAGGCGCTGGCGCCGGATCAGCCGTCGCTGAAGGCCGCTTCGAAGCTGATGAAGCCGGCCAAGTGGCCGCTGCGCGCGCGCGAGGAGGGCGGCGCCCTGATCTGGGGCGAGTGCCAGGGCTCGGGCGCCAATCCCTATCGGGTGATGGCCGACACCTCCGACCAGGGCTACAAGTGCACCTGCCCGTCGCGCAAGTTCCCCTGCAAGCACGTTCTTGCCCTCATGTGGATGTACGCCGAGGAGGCCGGCGCCTTCAGTCCGGAGGAAATCCCCGAGTGGGTGACCGACTGGCTCGGGCGCCGCCGAAAGGGCGGCGCCAAGCCCGAGAGCAAGAAGGAATCCAAGGCGGGTCCGGCCAAGAGCCTGACCGCGGCCGCCGCGGCCGAGGCGCCGGCGGCGCCCGATCCCAAGGCCGAGGCGCGGCGCAAGGCGGCGGCGGAGAAGCGCGCGGCGGCGACCCGCCGCTCGATCCTGGCCGCGACAGAGGACATGGAGCAGTGGATCGCCGATCAGCTCCGGACCGGGCTGAACGGCTTCCTCGCGGAGTCGACCGAGCGCTGCCGCCGGATCGCCGCCCGCCTGGTCGACGCCAAGGCGGCCGCCCTGGCCAGCCGGATCGACGAGATGCCGGCCCGCCTTCTCGCCCTGCCGGCCGAACAGAGGCCCGACGCCGCGATCAGCGAGCTGGGAAAACTGGTGCTGCTCGCCCGCGCCTGGCGCGCGGCGCCGGACGACCCGGAACTGCGCCGGAGCGTGGCGACGGGCGAGACCCGCGAACAGGTTCTCGAGGACTCCGAGGCGCGCCGGGTCAGCGCGACTTGGGAGGTCCTGGGCGAAGAGGTGACCACCCTGCGCGACGGCCTGATCAGTCAGGCGACGTGGCTGCTCAACCTGGACGAGGGTCCCCAGCGATTCGCCCTGCTGCTCGACTTCTTTCCCGCGGCGACCGGGCGGCGCGGCGGCGCCTTTTCCGCTGGCGAGCAGTTCTCGGCGGAGCTCGCCTTCTATCGTGCCGCAACGCCGCTGCGCGCCATCATCGTCAGCCGCGAACCGGCGAACGGCGCGGCCAAGCCCTGGTGCAACGCGGCCGGCGCCGATCCCCTGGCGGGCTACGCCGCGGCCCTGGAATCGGCGCCCTGGAGCCTGAGCGCCCCGCTTCTCCTGCCGGCAGGCCGGATCTGTTCCGAGCCCTCGGGACAGCAGTGGTGGCGCGCCGCCGAGGGTGGCGCGACCCTGCCGCTCGCCGAAGCGGCGCCAACGGTCGCTCTCGGCGTGGACCTTTCCGGTGCGGCCGGCATCTGGACCGGAACCCGCCTCACTCTGCTCGCCGGCCAGAGCGACTGGGGCCGGCTTTCCTTCGAGGGCTGA
- a CDS encoding DMT family transporter: MSEATATAGRDHPAYRRGLALVLLAGTLWSTVGIVVRLMEGATEWQILFYRSLGLTLFLSLALTLKSRGRPLAVFRRAGPTAVFGGLSLVLAFGGSIVSLVNTTVANAMFLFASAPFLAAVLGRLVLGESVRRATWIALAFALAGVGIMVVDGFALGHGFGNLAALVSALGFALFTVTLRWPRGGRSGADGDDQRLAAVWYGGLFMTLVAALMCLAQGRGFAVSGHDAILALGLGVVQLGLGLSIYTIGARSVPAVELALLSMTEVLFGPIWVWLFLGEEAGAMTLAGGALLLGALAGNALSGLRRRPPPIGPL; the protein is encoded by the coding sequence ATGAGCGAGGCGACGGCCACCGCGGGAAGAGACCACCCGGCCTATCGGCGCGGGCTCGCCCTGGTGCTGCTGGCCGGGACCCTCTGGTCAACGGTGGGCATCGTGGTGCGCCTGATGGAAGGCGCAACCGAGTGGCAGATCCTGTTCTACCGCTCGCTCGGACTGACGCTGTTTCTTTCCCTGGCGCTCACCCTGAAGAGCCGTGGCCGGCCTCTCGCGGTCTTCCGGCGCGCCGGCCCGACCGCGGTCTTCGGCGGTCTCAGCCTGGTCCTGGCCTTCGGCGGCTCGATCGTCTCCCTGGTCAACACGACCGTGGCCAACGCCATGTTCCTCTTCGCCTCCGCGCCCTTCCTGGCAGCCGTCCTCGGCCGCCTGGTCCTGGGCGAGAGCGTGCGCCGGGCCACCTGGATTGCGCTGGCCTTCGCGCTGGCGGGGGTCGGGATCATGGTCGTCGACGGCTTCGCCCTGGGGCACGGCTTCGGCAACCTGGCGGCGCTGGTATCGGCGCTCGGCTTCGCCCTCTTCACCGTGACCCTGCGCTGGCCGCGCGGCGGCCGGAGCGGCGCCGACGGTGACGACCAGCGGCTGGCCGCGGTCTGGTACGGCGGCCTCTTCATGACGCTGGTGGCCGCGCTGATGTGCCTGGCGCAGGGCCGGGGCTTCGCGGTCTCGGGCCACGACGCGATCCTGGCGCTCGGCCTCGGCGTGGTCCAGCTCGGCCTGGGGCTCTCGATCTATACGATCGGCGCCCGCTCGGTGCCGGCCGTGGAGCTGGCGCTTCTGTCCATGACCGAGGTCCTGTTCGGTCCGATCTGGGTCTGGCTCTTCCTCGGCGAGGAGGCGGGCGCCATGACGCTCGCCGGCGGCGCGCTGCTGCTCGGCGCGCTGGCCGGCAACGCGCTCAGCGGCCTGCGGCGGCGCCCGCCGCCGATCGGCCCGCTCTGA